In a single window of the Cumulibacter soli genome:
- a CDS encoding fasciclin domain-containing protein, whose amino-acid sequence MSRAVRRSLTGGVLAVVVTLTGCGGSSPEEETPDSSAGVSSSSAQPTLPPPSGPGCEAVGDIAPFSEMDLIEALHAIPSTQTFATYLAEDESAAGKYGMLDGVTAFVPVDSAWTKLDESSVEDLEDPDRRIHAVQYALVPTEVAPEELAGAELPTFRAPDVVLTAAASGNGIMLNGSAKVLCSAIPFDGGLIYLTDTLLLPPN is encoded by the coding sequence GTGAGCCGAGCCGTACGCCGATCGTTGACCGGCGGCGTACTCGCCGTCGTTGTGACGCTGACCGGATGCGGTGGGTCTTCGCCCGAGGAGGAGACGCCGGACTCGAGCGCGGGCGTGTCATCGAGTTCTGCCCAGCCGACGTTGCCGCCGCCATCCGGTCCGGGGTGCGAAGCGGTGGGTGATATCGCGCCGTTCAGCGAGATGGATCTCATCGAAGCGCTGCACGCGATCCCGTCGACGCAAACGTTCGCTACGTATCTCGCCGAGGACGAGTCGGCCGCCGGTAAGTACGGGATGCTCGATGGGGTTACCGCTTTCGTGCCGGTTGATTCCGCGTGGACAAAGTTAGATGAATCGAGCGTTGAGGACCTTGAGGATCCGGACCGCCGGATTCACGCCGTGCAGTACGCGCTGGTGCCCACCGAAGTCGCGCCAGAAGAATTGGCCGGTGCTGAGCTGCCAACCTTTCGCGCTCCCGACGTGGTGCTGACTGCCGCTGCAAGTGGCAACGGCATCATGCTCAACGGCTCCGCGAAGGTGCTGTGCTCGGCGATCCCATTCGACGGCGGACTGATCTACCTCACCGACACGCTCCTGCTCCCGCCCAACTGA